The genomic DNA ttagtgttagaaaaGTTGATCTTGATTTAGGGATTTCTTTATCAAGCCAACTTAATAATCCTGTATTTCAAGGCTAAAGATGCATTTGATGTTGTGTCATGTTTCAGGAGATTTGTATAAAGTTTCTCACCTCAGGTGCCAACAGACAAGGATTTCCTCCTATGCCAACCCACCGACTGTTGAAAGGCAGTTTAAGGCCAAAGTCTTCAGCCAGACAGCACCCGAAGTCAGTGATCACCAATCTGGGACACCCAGCTTTAAAATAAATCCAACACCACTAAGATAATGTACATTTCTTAGGATTGATAAGCAATGACCTACTGTAAACAGTAAACGAAATGTGATTCATCATTGGCAAATGTTTTTGCTGCTCGGTCTTAGAACTTTTACCACAGTCAAATTCCAGTAGCACATTGTCCGATTTGAGGTCTCTGTGAGCGATGCCCTGTCCGCACAGGTGGTCCACCCCTTCCATTAGTTGTAGCAACATGAGAGAGGCCTGCATCCGGTCTGGCACACACCTCCAGGTACTGCCGCAGGGTGCATTAGTAGCTACAGcacaatgaaaatatttaatctatCATCAGAAAATTagtctaaaggcctgttcacatctGACGAGACAAAAGAGTATGAATCACACACAAAATCGCACAAGGCTATTCACACCAGATCCGACACGTTTCCAACAGTTCGTACTTTAATTACGGCAAAACACACCCTGATCATTCACATggtttaatgcaaaataaaacccaTCTGACATCACTTTAATGCAAAATACAAGACATTGGGAATAGTAGCAGATATATTGTAACATatgaatatatttcttttttatggAAGATAGCATGATAATGAAATATATCATTATGTGATGATATTAATAGAAGCAAACATACTGTTTTTCTATAAactcgttttattttatttttatttattacttattttCAGTGTCATCCTGGTTCAGTTCCACCAGTGAGCACTTTCCCTTCTCTTCAGGGGCTGCAAAGGGAGCCACTGCTTCATAGGCTGCTGGATTGCAACCTTTCCCAATGACATAGTCCTCCAAGTTGTACCCTGATGTAAATGACTTCAGAGGGGTCTGGAACTTCTTTTTGAATACAGCCTATACATAGACAGAAAACTGTGAAAAACGGCAACATGGGCATAGAAGAACAACTTTAAAGCACAGCAAGTACCTGCTGACAAATTATACAGTAGGTATCCAACCAGAATGACCCTTACTATCACGGGGATTAACGCAGCGgtaaaactttaaattctcacaTGTGAGACACGTTCACAAAATCACCGCCAGGAGGCACTAAGGGACAGTTTTGGCACCACCATTTCATGTGAAGAAAGTGAGAgttattatgattaacattttttaaattattatttgtattgtattttttttacattttgatgtataGAAGGCGATCTAACAATACAGCAtttaatggcagcattaaagttatagctTAAATGTCTCATGAATTGGTATATagaaaaaattcaaaaatgtcagccttttttaataaacgaaaactgttgcttcatagatattatttaattatcttcctgaaaatcaaaatgaaaatacattgtgaacattcATAATTGTATTTGTTAGCCCTACTGAaaaaaccacaacaacaacaacacacttaACTAACGATGTTAACCCATTTTATAATTGACCAGGCTAGTCGGTAGTGATAGACTAAAATAGAGTGGTTCAATTGAAACCACGCTCATAAGCGTaatgaaatatatacagttgaagtctcactggattttttgttttttggcaccattcggagtaaatcctagagactgttgtgtgtgaaaatcccaggcgatcagcagttacagaaatactcaaaccagcccatctggcaccaacaatcatccatgtgattatcttattagccaatcgtgtggcagcagtgcagtgcataaaatcagtcagatacaggtcaggagcttcagttaatgttcacatcaactgaTCAACACATCATCAGGAAGTGCATGGAGGATGTTgtaccgaccaaaacaatacagatctaccttaaccagaaaccatgggttaatagcgatgttcgcatgaCACTTAATGTGTGGACATCCTGGGAACACggaagagcataaacaagccagttatgccctccgcaaaactatcagagcagccaaacgccagcacagggacaagattgaaggacagttcaacaccaccgactctagaagcatgtggcagggaattaatatcatcacggacttcaaagggaataaaaactccaccgtgaacaccgctgcctctctcccggatgagctaaatactttttatgctcgtttcgagggaaataacaccgccctcacggagagaacTCTCGCGgccactctccatctctgtagcggatgcaacccgatccttctgatgggtgaatattcgtaaagccgcgggtccacacggcattccgggccgcatcatcagagcatgcgtgaaccaattggctggtgtttttatggacattttcaacctttccctctctttgtctgtagtccccacatgctttaaaacatccaccattgtgcctgtaccaaagcaatccaaaatcacttgcttaaaatgtctggcatcctgttgctctgacccccatcatcagcaaatgctttgagagactagaTGTAAttgagattacatctgctctgtgctgcctacctcactggacccactgcagtttgcttaccgcaacaaccgctccactgatgatgccattgcatctacactacacactgctctctcccacctggaaaaaaggaacacatatgtgagaatgctgtttgtagactacagctcagtattcaacaccatagtgccctccaagcttgatgagaaactccaggctctgggcttaatgATGGTCCTACATTTTCCTCAAGCATCCTCTGATAGAATGAAGAATTCATTGTGGATTCTATGATAGTGAGCTGGCCAGGCCCtgctgcagcaaagcagccccaaaccaTGACATTTCCacacccatgcttcacagttggtatgaggtTCTTGTGCTCAAATGCTGTCTTTGGTTTGTGCCACACATGTCTTCTGTTACTGTgcccaaacaattcaactttgGATTCATCTGTCCAAAgcacattgttccagaagtcctGGCCTTTGTCTAGGTGTTCTCTGGCAAACTTTAGTCTtgccctgatgtttatttatttatttatttttgacagcaAGGGTTTCCTCCTTGCACACCTCCCATGCAAATCAAACTTgtgcagtctctttcttatggtagATGCATGTACTTTGACATCAACTGTGGCAAGAGCTACCTGTAGGTCCCGAGATGACATTTTAGGATTGTTGGAGACTTCTTTAAGCATCTTGCGGTCTGCTCTTGGGCTGAACTTGCTAGGATGGCCTGACCTGGGCATGTTGGCAGTTGTTTTAAATGTTCTCCACTTGTAAATTATTTTCCGGACAGTCGAATGACTGATTTCTAATTGTTTGgagatttttttaaatcccttCCCAGATTTATATATCTACAACCTTCTTTCTGAAGGCCTCAGAGAGCTCTTTTGATCTCACCATGATGATTTCACTCACTTCAACAATCAAGAGCAAACCAAGCGGTAGTTcggtggatggaaacgccttgttgatgagagaggtcaacagagaatggccagactggttcgaactgacaaagtctacggtaactcagataaccgctctgtacaactgtgttggcggtgttttggcggcacgagggggacctacacaatattaggcaggtgcttttaatgttgtggctgatatgtgTATGACATGTATATGTGCTCATTATGTAGTTATTATATGTGATATGTGTAGTATGGATGTAATTTGCCACTGAGCAGTCTGTCTTGACGAGTTTTCATGAATTAATTGCTGTTTAATTAGTATGAATTATTctaaataattctaaataataaCATGAATCTGGTGAcaaattacaaatgcattatatatgAAATTGATGAGCTGGAATTTGGATAGaattgtattactactactatttGCATATAAAATAATTTGCATTAAGTAATTGTAGTTTAGCTGTATTACACAGTAAAAATGACTAGGTTTAATGAAGCTTTCATGAATTTCGGATGCTTTAACTGTACAGAAACTACTAATGTCTTACATATT from Myxocyprinus asiaticus isolate MX2 ecotype Aquarium Trade chromosome 29, UBuf_Myxa_2, whole genome shotgun sequence includes the following:
- the pink1 gene encoding serine/threonine-protein kinase PINK1, mitochondrial, with amino-acid sequence MTLKITTNAPCGSTWRCVPDRMQASLMLLQLMEGVDHLCGQGIAHRDLKSDNVLLEFDCAGCPRLVITDFGCCLAEDFGLKLPFNSRWVGIGGNPCLLAPEVATAVPGPGVTIDYSKADCWAVGAIAYELFSQPNHFYSSQRLEIHSCQERQLPPLPDSVPDDAQLVVRLLLCRNNHKAMPSHKQPLIYLCTLGKATG